The Lutibacter profundi genome includes a region encoding these proteins:
- a CDS encoding lytic transglycosylase domain-containing protein, with translation MNKLIYISLFCFSLGFSQTKTDTLKVQEIEDTKELFSTSDTLFSKKTDSTTFKTFKEATLIDSLWLNELIKSPLYDTITYVLKDDEILLTELEELPTELLKERLKILDSKTPFHIEYNKNLEQVIRTYLKRRKSAFSALMDRARFYFPMFEEQLDKYDVPLEIKYLAIVESALKPRARSRVGATGLWQFMYQTGKQFGLNVSSYVDERSDPYRATEAACKYLASLYKIFGDWDLALAAYNSGPGNVTKAIRRSGGSTNYWNIRHNLPRETAGYVPAFYATLYIFEYAKEHNIKAKESAINYFETDTVQIKGQLTFEQIYETLNVDIEVLQFLNPQYKLDIIPYIKGKNYTLTLPVKDIGNFVSNEQQIYAFANAEEAKREKPLPKYFEMNDRIRYRVRSGDYLGRIAEKFGVTVSKIKRWNNLRSTRLRIGQRLTIYPRKLNIVSSSSSKSAKKTQKKSFPKGKFNTYIVKSGDSLWLIAQKFANVSVQDIKDWNNIWSVKNLKPGTKLKIFKK, from the coding sequence ATGAATAAATTAATATATATAAGCTTGTTTTGTTTTAGTCTTGGTTTTTCTCAAACAAAAACAGATACTTTAAAAGTTCAAGAAATTGAGGATACAAAAGAATTATTTTCAACTTCAGACACGCTATTTTCTAAAAAAACAGATTCTACAACATTTAAAACATTTAAAGAAGCAACATTAATAGATAGTTTATGGTTGAATGAATTGATAAAATCACCACTATATGACACCATAACCTATGTGTTAAAAGATGATGAAATTTTACTTACAGAATTAGAAGAATTACCAACAGAATTATTAAAAGAAAGGCTGAAAATTTTAGATAGCAAAACACCATTTCATATTGAATACAATAAAAATTTGGAACAGGTTATAAGAACGTATTTAAAAAGACGAAAATCAGCTTTCTCAGCTTTAATGGACAGAGCCCGTTTTTACTTTCCAATGTTTGAAGAACAGCTAGATAAATATGATGTTCCGTTAGAAATTAAATACTTAGCAATTGTAGAATCAGCGTTAAAACCAAGGGCTCGCTCAAGAGTTGGAGCAACCGGCTTGTGGCAATTTATGTATCAAACGGGTAAACAATTTGGATTAAATGTAAGTTCGTATGTTGATGAACGTTCAGATCCTTATCGAGCAACAGAAGCTGCATGTAAATATTTAGCAAGTTTATATAAAATATTTGGAGATTGGGATTTAGCTTTGGCAGCATATAATTCAGGCCCTGGAAATGTAACAAAAGCAATAAGACGCTCTGGAGGAAGTACAAATTATTGGAATATTAGACATAATTTACCACGAGAAACGGCAGGATACGTGCCTGCATTTTACGCTACATTGTATATTTTTGAATATGCCAAAGAACACAATATAAAAGCTAAAGAAAGTGCTATAAATTATTTTGAAACCGATACAGTTCAAATAAAAGGACAATTAACTTTTGAACAAATTTATGAAACGTTAAATGTTGATATTGAAGTACTTCAGTTTCTAAACCCACAGTATAAGTTAGATATTATTCCGTATATAAAAGGGAAAAATTATACACTTACTTTACCTGTAAAAGATATTGGGAATTTTGTGAGTAATGAACAGCAAATTTATGCTTTTGCAAATGCTGAAGAGGCAAAAAGAGAAAAGCCGTTGCCAAAGTATTTTGAAATGAACGATAGAATAAGATACCGAGTTAGAAGTGGTGATTATTTGGGAAGAATAGCTGAAAAATTTGGTGTTACAGTTTCAAAAATTAAGCGTTGGAATAATTTAAGAAGCACGCGGTTGCGTATTGGACAACGATTAACAATTTACCCAAGAAAATTAAATATTGTTTCTAGTTCTAGTTCGAAATCAGCAAAAAAAACACAAAAAAAATCATTTCCTAAAGGTAAATTTAATACGTATATTGTAAAATCTGGAGATTCGCTGTGGTTAATTGCTCAAAAGTTTGCAAATGTTTCAGTACAAGATATTAAAGATTGGAACAATATTTGGAGTGTTAAAAACTTAAAACCAGGAACCAAATTAAAAATATTTAAAAAATAA
- a CDS encoding OmpA family protein — MLKKIIVLFVISIALNSCVSKKLYQELDTKYSKLQDLNRTVIKEKDNLVASKKQLEETLEKLETAYAELSTQKEILDNEYTSLQNKYNNLDESYELLSAQSSKKLAAQSKKNKELLAQLEEKGKKLTIESNRLEKLQKELNLRAKQIDELQRLIDAKEAKMQQLKNAISNALHNFEGKGLTVVRKNGKIYVSMENKLLFNSGSWAVGVQGKKAVEQLASVLSKNKDIQVLIEGHTDDVPYKGNTLIDNWDLSVKRATAIVRILENNHVNPTQITAAGRSKFMPISTNKTAEGKAKNRRIEIILAPNFDEISKLLNE; from the coding sequence ATGTTGAAAAAAATAATAGTTTTATTCGTTATTTCAATTGCCTTAAATTCGTGTGTTTCTAAAAAATTATATCAAGAATTAGACACAAAATATAGTAAACTACAGGATTTAAACAGAACAGTAATTAAAGAAAAAGATAATTTAGTTGCTTCAAAAAAACAGCTCGAAGAAACTTTAGAGAAGTTAGAAACAGCATATGCTGAACTTTCAACTCAGAAAGAGATTTTAGATAATGAATATACTTCTCTTCAAAATAAATACAATAATTTAGATGAATCCTACGAACTACTTTCAGCTCAAAGTTCAAAAAAATTAGCAGCACAATCTAAAAAAAATAAAGAGTTGTTAGCTCAACTTGAAGAAAAAGGAAAGAAATTAACGATAGAAAGTAATCGATTAGAAAAATTACAAAAAGAATTAAATTTACGTGCTAAACAAATTGATGAACTTCAAAGATTAATAGATGCAAAAGAAGCTAAAATGCAGCAATTAAAAAATGCAATTTCAAATGCATTACACAATTTTGAAGGAAAAGGATTAACGGTAGTTCGTAAAAATGGAAAGATTTATGTCTCTATGGAAAACAAATTGCTATTTAATTCAGGTAGTTGGGCTGTAGGGGTTCAAGGTAAAAAAGCAGTTGAACAATTAGCAAGTGTATTGTCAAAAAATAAAGATATTCAAGTGTTAATTGAAGGACATACAGATGATGTTCCATATAAGGGAAACACACTAATTGACAACTGGGATTTATCAGTAAAACGAGCAACAGCAATTGTTAGAATTTTAGAAAATAACCATGTAAATCCAACTCAAATTACTGCGGCAGGAAGAAGTAAATTTATGCCAATTAGCACTAATAAAACAGCAGAAGGGAAAGCTAAAAACAGAAGAATTGAAATTATTTTAGCACCAAATTTTGATGAAATTTCAAAACTTTTAAACGAATAA
- a CDS encoding exodeoxyribonuclease III: MKIISYNVNGIRAALKKGFIEWLTAANPDVVCIQETKAHKEQLDLSLFEEAGYPFHYWFSAQKKGYSSVAILSKIKPKHIEYGTGIETMDFEGRNLRVDFNDFSVMSLYLPSGTNDARLEFKLNYMAEFQQYINDLKNEIPNLIICGDYNICHEEIDIHNPKMKGVSGFLPIEREWIGKFIASGFIDSFRHLNKEPYNYSWWSYRANARNNNKGWRIDYNMVSEPMKERIKRAYILPEAKHSDHCPIVVEID, translated from the coding sequence GTGAAAATAATATCATACAACGTAAACGGAATAAGAGCAGCTTTAAAAAAGGGATTTATTGAATGGTTAACAGCTGCAAATCCTGATGTTGTTTGTATTCAAGAAACAAAAGCACACAAAGAACAATTAGATTTAAGTTTGTTTGAAGAAGCTGGATATCCATTTCACTATTGGTTTTCTGCACAAAAAAAAGGATATAGTAGTGTTGCTATTTTATCTAAAATAAAACCCAAACATATTGAGTATGGCACAGGAATTGAAACAATGGATTTTGAAGGAAGAAATTTACGTGTAGATTTTAACGATTTTTCAGTAATGAGCTTGTATTTACCATCAGGAACTAATGATGCACGCTTAGAATTTAAACTGAATTATATGGCTGAATTTCAGCAATATATAAATGATTTAAAAAATGAAATTCCTAATCTTATTATTTGTGGAGATTACAATATTTGCCATGAAGAAATAGATATTCATAACCCTAAAATGAAAGGTGTTTCAGGATTTTTACCTATTGAAAGAGAATGGATAGGTAAATTTATAGCGAGTGGTTTTATAGATTCGTTTCGTCATTTAAACAAAGAACCGTATAATTATTCTTGGTGGAGTTATAGAGCTAATGCAAGAAACAATAACAAAGGTTGGAGAATAGACTACAATATGGTAAGTGAGCCAATGAAAGAGAGAATTAAAAGAGCTTATATTTTGCCAGAAGCCAAACACTCAGACCATTGCCCGATAGTTGTTGAAATAGATTAA